The nucleotide window CTGGTCATATCTTTATAATTATATGCTTTATTAAGAGATGGGTCCTCTTCGTATTCATGGTCATTTTCTACCACAATGGCCTTAACTTTTTGTCCATTTGGTATGAGTGACTCCGTTATGGCTTTTACTGTACCTGATACGCTGGAGTGTATAGGCGCGGAAACAAAAGCTTGTGCTTCAGCAATTTTTTGACCTACTAATACCCGGTCTCCTCTTTTTACTAATGGCTCACAGGGTGCCCCAATGTGTTGCACCATTGGGTATACAAGGTCACCTTTTGGATCTAAATAGTTTTCAATAGGCTTATCTTCAGTATAATGTTTACCATGTGGAGGATGAATCCCTCGTTTAAACGTTAGTCTAGCCACATAATCCCTCCTATTTCCTCAAAAAATTGTTAGATTCATTTTGAACCTTAATCTTTTAATTATCGTTTTTTATATACTTTGATTTCATTAAACCATTTATATAAACCTACTTAGAAATTGTTCTAAGCAATACTTTAAGCAATCCATCATTTATATAAATCTTTTAATAGTAAATAACCAATACATGTAAATATTTAATGCTAAATTCATATATTGAATTATTTTTTCTTAGAATGTCTCCTCATTTTAGTATATTCTACACAACTATGATAATACAATATCCCCCCTTTTACAATGATTGTTTATTTATAAACAAAAATACAAACCTAGAAAATAGCTGTTTTCAAGGCTTGTATTCTGTATACAATGTTCATTTAGTTTTATCCAAGGTAGTTTTTGTTAATTTATTATCAGATTCTTTTTTTAGATCGTTAATATTCTCATTAATATAGTTCAATGTCCATTGATAAACATCAGGATGACTTAGAGGCATTCCGTCTAATACTTTTTTTATCTCATCTAAATCAAGTAAAAATGTATTATCTTCGTAGGAATGTTTATATTTAAAGAGTATTTGATCATATGATGCAAACAACCCCATTAATGAGGTGGCTATATCCCCTAGAGGTGGACGATCAATATGATTATAAGCTAATGTAGCGACAACTTTTGTGCCAACACCTTGCTCACTTGAGATATCAAACGTCCCATCACATAACTTACATGTACTATCCATTAATGAAATGCCTAAGCCGACTTTTCGAGTTGTACGGCTAGTTGTAAAGGGATTTTTAATCTGATGGAGCATTTCTTTATCGATTCCTTTACCATTATCTTTGATACTAAACTCAAAAATATTGATAGAGGGTTTTTCCATAACGTCAATATCAATTTTTGTTGCTTCCCCACGCACACTATTCATTGCTATATCCAAAAGATGTAATGAAAGTTCCTTCATATTACCTACTCCACTCTAAGGCATCAATATATTGACTACCTAAATTCCTAAATTGGATAATTTCTTTGTCATTTCATAGGATGAATCTCCTACAGTAATAATAGGAATATCTTCATCATTAGCTTTTGCTTCAGCATCTAAATCAAGTTTATATCCTTCTGATATAATGATGCAGGATATTTCAACTAGCGTAGCTACAGCAATAATATTGATATGGCTTTGAATAGTCACCCAAACATCGCCCTTTTTTGCCTTGCCCATTACTACACTTAATAAATCCCCAACAAAACCGCCTTCAATCTCTTTATCTAATCCTCCCTGACCAGCAATAACTTTTAAGTCTAACTTGTCAACAAGTTCTCGAACAGTCATAAGTGTACCTTCTTTCTAAACAACTTTATTTTAGTGTAGGAAAATCCGTATTTTGCTCGCAAGGAATCGAATTTTCCTACACATACTTGAAACGTGATGGTAGTCACTTTTCTTGTAATGTAGGAAAGTATTGCGTTTTGCTTTTAAAAGCAATGTGGCATCGAGCCTCATTACTTTTGATACATTTCGTTACATGAAATGATGAAGCAAGGAACCATACTTTCCTGCATATACTTGAAACGTGATGGTAGTCACTTTTCAAGTATTTACTCATCTTGTTGGAATGTTGCTGGAAGTTTTTCAGATAAATTGACCATCTCCTCAGCCATTTCTCTAACTTTCTTACGCAACATAAATATACAATCTTCTATAACTGCATTCCCCATAACAATATCTTCAGCTAAAGCATTACAAGTAGGTGCCCCACAAGAACCACAATCGATTTTTGGTAATGTAAGAAATATTTTTTCTATTTCCTCTAGTTTGGCTAATGCGACATTGATATCATCATCTAACTTAAGCACTGACTGAGGTTGTAATGGTGATTCCCAGCGTATATTTAACTCACCATGCTCAAAGTTAATATCCCTTAAAAGGCAGTTGTCATCAGCACATTGTAAAATCTTCCGCATTCTATTTTTTGCTACAAAGCAATTCTCAACTGTTAACGGACCGCCTAGGCATCCACCAGTGCAGGCTAACCCTTCAATAAAATCAACATTCTCAAGTTTACCATTCTCTACGTTATCTAAAATGGTTTTAACATTTTCAATACCATCTACAGAAATAATATTATCAAGTCCAAGTGCTTCACTTTCTCCACCAGACCTTGCCCAGTTAATACCTTTAAGTGTACTTTGGCGTAAAACCTCTATTCTTTCAGGTGCTGCCTTTATTTGTTTGATCAAGGTCAACATTTTTGCATAAATATCCCGCAAAGCTATAACGCCATCAACATATGAATAATCCACAACTTGTGGTGAACGTACATTAGTGGCTTTAGCTGCACATGGTGTAATGAAAAATACGCCGATGTCTTTTCCCTTAATCCCTTTCTTTATAAGATGTTCTTTTGCTACACGTGCCATCAATTCCATAGGCGAAATAAAAGGCAGTATATTTTGAATTAAAGTAGGATACTTGATCTGAATAAGCCTTACTATTGCCGGGCATGCAGATGATATAATTGGTTTGTCAAATTTTTCATTATTAATGTAACGAATTGTTTCTCTGGTAACTAAATCAGCAGCATATGCCACTTCATATACTTCATCAAACCCTAGTTCTTTCACAGCTGTTAAAATAATATTGATATTAGTAATGTTTTTAAACTGGCTATATAAGGTTGGCGCAGGTATCGCTACTTTATATTTAAAAGGTAATCGCTTGATGTCATCAATTGAGTCTGTTGTTGCTTGCTTCGCCTTATTCCTACAGACCTTTATGCACAGACCACAGTCAATACACTTCTCATTGGTAATTTGAGCTTTTCCATTTCTGACACGTATCGCTTCTGTTGGACAACGCTTAATACAATCTGTACAACCAATACATTTCTTATCAATCAGTTTAACAGAAGGAAGATACTCTCCCATATAATCACCTTCTCCTAAAGATAGAAAAACATCTTAACCTCGGTTCCTTTTCCTAATTCTGAATTAATATGAAGTTCATCACTATATCTCTTCATATTAGGTAACCCCATTCCAGCTCCAAATCCCATTTCTCTCGCTACATTTGAAGCAGTCGTGTACCCTTCTTGCATGGCTAAACCTATATCAGCAATTCCAGGACCTTCGTCCTTCAAATGAATAACCACTTCCTTTGGTGTTATTTCTATATCAATATCTCCGCCATTAGCATGAATGACCATATTAATTTCGGCTTCATACATAGCTACAGATACTTTTCTAATCAATTGATTAGTAAATCCTAACTGCATAAGAAGTTTCTTCATATCACTTGAAGCTTCTCCTGCTAAGGTCATTTGCTCACCATCAACCTTGTAATGTCGCTTCATGCGTGATTTCCTCCCCTAGCAAACCATTTTCATACAGGATTCCACTTGATGTATATAATGAATGCTTAGAACAAATTAACACTATACCTTTATCTTCTGCCATACTAACCATTTCTTCTGTTGGTCGTTTACCACGAACAAAAACAATAGCTTTAAGATCTAACATCTCAGCAGTACGAATAACTTGAGGGTGTACAAGTCCTGTTAATAGTAAAACATTATTCTGAACATAAGCAAGTACATCACTCATCAAATCACAACCATAACAATAATTTATATCTATTTCAAGACTCACCTTGTCTGTTAATACTTCACCACTTAATAACCCTCGTATTTCATGAAGTTTCATTGCTCATCCTCCAACTTGTTATTTTTTAGACAATCTCCTCATAGTATTATATCAAATTTTAAAAGAAAAGAAAAGTACTGATCGTCAATCTCCTATTAGTAAATTAACCTAATAGTTAAGATCTTTCTTCTAATATCTGATTGTCCTAAAATAGATATGATTATTAAAAGGGTACTGCCTCCCCTTTTAATGCCTTTCCATTGAGATAATTGAATTTTTTACCTTGGTAGGTATCATTCTTTACCATCTCTTCCTCAATTTCTTCTTTTATGATCCACCAGCTTCTCCCCCAATTTGCAAATAGAGTCTCCTCTTCAGGTGCTCTTGCCATGATCCTTTGAATAACAATCTCTGGATCTAGATGCTCTAAAAATAATATAATTCGCCTTTTAAAACTTTCACAGTTTATAATCTCAATCTCATTTCTTACATACTGATCTGCCATTTCTGTCCCTTTTACAATATATAAGGAATGGCACTTAACAGCTTGAATACCTAACGCTGAAATAATTTTAGCCCCTTCAATGATATCATCTTCATCATCCCAAGGTAAATTCATGATAACATGGGCGCATACGTCAAAATTATATTTTTTTATTCGCAATACCGCATCAATGAATTCCGCTAGGGTATGACCTCTATTAATTTTCTCCAATGTTTTATAGTTAACAGTTTGTAGACCCAATTCAATAGAAATTTCAATCTTATTCTCGTGCCTAAACTGATCTAAAAACATGAGATAATCTTCATTAATACAATCAGGACGTGTTGATATGGCTATCTCAACGACCCCGTCAGATTTACATGCAATAATATAATTCATAAATTGTTCCAAAGGCATATATGTGTTGGAATAATTTTGCAGATAAGCTATAAACTTTTTAGCTTTATAACGTTTACTAATATAGTCTCGATTTGTTTTAATTTGCTCACTAACACTCAATCGATTGGATAAACTTTCATGACCAGCCCCTTTATCGCCACAAAAACTACAACCATTACCTTTGATACGATTTGGACAACTGATTGGTAAATTAATTGGTAGCTTATAAACTTTCTCACCATATTTTTCTTTTAAATAATCTGAGTATTTACGGTAAAGTCTTGGCATAAGTTAACTCCCTCTATGATTTTACTTATTTAAAGTATGGTTTATTTAATAAAATTTCTTACAACTTTTCTTACTATCTATCTTATAAAAAATTTTTAAAAATCTAATGCATATTATAATCAAAATTACACATCATAATTCTGTATTCTACTATATAAATGATATTATTATATATTATTAAGTTTTAATGAGTACATTATCATTTCTTATGCGGTTCAGTATGCTAAAACATTATTATAGCACAATAACTGCATAATTAATATGTGATGTGGCATACTATTCGTAATGAAATTTTTGTAATAATAAAGGAGGACTTACTTATGAATACAAGACCACTCGATGCTGTAGCTTTAACTATATTAATAATTGGATGTATCAACTGGGGTTTAGTTGGCTTTTTCGATTTTAATCTAATTGATGCAATCTTTGGAAATTGGGTCTGGATTTCAAGAGTAATTTATGCTGTTGTTGGTATCGCAGGTATTTATGCTTTCACTTTCTTTGGTAGACTTGCCTCAGATTCACAAGGTAATATAGAGTAAATTATATACCCCATTCATTTTATTAATGAATGGGTTTCTTGTAATTTATCAAAATAACCATTATTAAGCAATATTTTAACAGGTTAAATATAGAATTTTGAATGATATTTAGTCGCTTTTCCGTGTATTTCTTTAGAATTTGCAAATCAATTTTATTTTTTTCGGAAAAATATATAATTTTCTTAAAATTATAAAAGGATATTTTATGATTTTATAGAATATATATAATATATAGTTTTTAGCAGTTGCTTTTTTTTCTAAAATCTAAGTATTTTATAAACAAATTTTATTAATCTTTTTTTAGGAGGAGATAACAATGATACAATTAATTGCTGGACAAAAGGGAAAAGGTAAAACAAAGAGTCTTATTAAAATGGCTAATGAAGCTGCAAAAACATCAAAGGGACATGTGGTATACATTGATGATGATAAGAGACATATATACGATTTAAACCATCATATACGTTTTATCCAAGCCAGTGAATTCCCAATAGATAACTTAGATGAATTTTTTGGATTTGTATGCGGTATACTTTCCGAAGATTTTGATATAGATCACATTTTTATAGATGGATTATTA belongs to Vallitalea okinawensis and includes:
- a CDS encoding [Fe-Fe] hydrogenase large subunit C-terminal domain-containing protein — encoded protein: MGEYLPSVKLIDKKCIGCTDCIKRCPTEAIRVRNGKAQITNEKCIDCGLCIKVCRNKAKQATTDSIDDIKRLPFKYKVAIPAPTLYSQFKNITNINIILTAVKELGFDEVYEVAYAADLVTRETIRYINNEKFDKPIISSACPAIVRLIQIKYPTLIQNILPFISPMELMARVAKEHLIKKGIKGKDIGVFFITPCAAKATNVRSPQVVDYSYVDGVIALRDIYAKMLTLIKQIKAAPERIEVLRQSTLKGINWARSGGESEALGLDNIISVDGIENVKTILDNVENGKLENVDFIEGLACTGGCLGGPLTVENCFVAKNRMRKILQCADDNCLLRDINFEHGELNIRWESPLQPQSVLKLDDDINVALAKLEEIEKIFLTLPKIDCGSCGAPTCNALAEDIVMGNAVIEDCIFMLRKKVREMAEEMVNLSEKLPATFQQDE
- a CDS encoding DRTGG domain-containing protein; translated protein: MTVRELVDKLDLKVIAGQGGLDKEIEGGFVGDLLSVVMGKAKKGDVWVTIQSHINIIAVATLVEISCIIISEGYKLDLDAEAKANDEDIPIITVGDSSYEMTKKLSNLGI
- a CDS encoding DUF378 domain-containing protein → MNTRPLDAVALTILIIGCINWGLVGFFDFNLIDAIFGNWVWISRVIYAVVGIAGIYAFTFFGRLASDSQGNIE
- a CDS encoding twitching motility protein PilT: MIQLIAGQKGKGKTKSLIKMANEAAKTSKGHVVYIDDDKRHIYDLNHHIRFIQASEFPIDNLDEFFGFVCGILSEDFDIDHIFIDGLLKVAHISEDMGAVLIHKLKELSEKFNIKFVISLSCKTEILPENLKEYLVAVA
- a CDS encoding TIGR01212 family radical SAM protein (This family includes YhcC from E. coli K-12, an uncharacterized radical SAM protein.), with the translated sequence MPRLYRKYSDYLKEKYGEKVYKLPINLPISCPNRIKGNGCSFCGDKGAGHESLSNRLSVSEQIKTNRDYISKRYKAKKFIAYLQNYSNTYMPLEQFMNYIIACKSDGVVEIAISTRPDCINEDYLMFLDQFRHENKIEISIELGLQTVNYKTLEKINRGHTLAEFIDAVLRIKKYNFDVCAHVIMNLPWDDEDDIIEGAKIISALGIQAVKCHSLYIVKGTEMADQYVRNEIEIINCESFKRRIILFLEHLDPEIVIQRIMARAPEEETLFANWGRSWWIIKEEIEEEMVKNDTYQGKKFNYLNGKALKGEAVPF
- a CDS encoding ATP-binding protein, whose product is MKELSLHLLDIAMNSVRGEATKIDIDVMEKPSINIFEFSIKDNGKGIDKEMLHQIKNPFTTSRTTRKVGLGISLMDSTCKLCDGTFDISSEQGVGTKVVATLAYNHIDRPPLGDIATSLMGLFASYDQILFKYKHSYEDNTFLLDLDEIKKVLDGMPLSHPDVYQWTLNYINENINDLKKESDNKLTKTTLDKTK
- a CDS encoding ATP-binding protein — its product is MKRHYKVDGEQMTLAGEASSDMKKLLMQLGFTNQLIRKVSVAMYEAEINMVIHANGGDIDIEITPKEVVIHLKDEGPGIADIGLAMQEGYTTASNVAREMGFGAGMGLPNMKRYSDELHINSELGKGTEVKMFFYL